The proteins below come from a single Spirochaetota bacterium genomic window:
- a CDS encoding riboflavin synthase — MFTGIIEEIGIVQWLKPSANGKLISINARTVIEGTKIGDSIAIDGACQTVTDIGDDYFTVFASNVTLGITTLGKFTSGTRVNLERALQPTGRLGGHLVQGHVDATGTIVAMKKLTDGLHVSLAVPESISMFIVPKGSIAVDGISLTVVDKKNTVELYCIPETIANTTLAQKKQGDYVNIEVDVIAKYVYYMLQSFKGGDSSLEKKLKEEGFWS, encoded by the coding sequence ATGTTTACAGGCATAATAGAAGAAATTGGAATAGTGCAATGGCTAAAGCCTTCAGCAAATGGTAAATTAATTTCTATTAATGCTCGTACTGTTATTGAAGGCACTAAAATAGGCGATTCCATTGCCATTGATGGCGCCTGCCAAACTGTAACAGATATAGGGGATGATTATTTTACTGTATTTGCCTCAAATGTGACGCTTGGCATAACCACGCTAGGTAAGTTTACATCAGGGACACGGGTTAACCTTGAACGTGCACTTCAACCTACAGGGAGGTTGGGTGGTCACCTGGTGCAGGGGCATGTTGATGCTACTGGTACCATTGTTGCCATGAAAAAATTGACAGATGGACTCCATGTATCACTTGCTGTGCCTGAGAGCATCAGTATGTTCATTGTACCAAAAGGCTCTATTGCGGTTGATGGCATATCACTCACTGTAGTGGATAAAAAAAATACAGTGGAACTATACTGTATTCCAGAAACTATTGCAAATACCACGTTGGCACAAAAAAAGCAAGGGGACTATGTAAACATTGAAGTTGATGTTATTGCCAAGTATGTGTATTATATGCTGCAGTCGTTTAAGGGTGGCGATAGCTCATTGGAAAAGAAACTCAAAGAAGAAGGTTTCTGGAGTTAA
- the yajC gene encoding preprotein translocase subunit YajC — translation MFPFEIAYAANGQQASSPWVSIIPLILMILIFYLLLIRPTQKKEKDRMKMIDQLKKGDKVLTTSGIIGVVVNIKPEENIITLKLAEGVKVDFVKSAIQQKLS, via the coding sequence GTGTTTCCATTTGAAATAGCATATGCAGCTAACGGCCAGCAGGCATCAAGCCCATGGGTAAGCATTATACCGCTTATTTTAATGATACTGATATTTTATCTTCTTCTGATACGGCCTACTCAAAAGAAGGAAAAAGACCGTATGAAGATGATAGACCAGCTTAAGAAAGGCGACAAGGTCCTTACTACAAGCGGTATTATCGGCGTGGTGGTGAACATTAAACCAGAGGAAAATATCATTACTCTGAAGCTGGCTGAAGGAGTGAAGGTTGACTTTGTAAAAAGTGCAATCCAGCAGAAGCTATCATAA
- the secD gene encoding protein translocase subunit SecD: MTRGLLYKAIFIICIVLFAVMLILPTIGKNTLQVVLSQAASEQDIQAIKQRFPETKYVVTVKDKEVFVEGYNLNVAVMNEIKRYPNVIDARLLPHWAEKVLLAKKINLGLDLQGGSYLVLQANYHKIEEKTGKPLTNAEKNEITEQALELLRNRVDKFGVSEPSIRPKGNDAIEIQLPGVKDPESVKKAIGTTGRVEYRLVDDTYTQKANQWLKEHYAGKGLPEDQLELNRLADTIKNAIALPDTLELLYYYERNPQTGKLFAAYPIVLEKKVALAGNDISKAWVAPDEYQQLAVHFNTTPEGAAKFAEVTSEKNHGRKLAIVIDDKVRSAPSIRVQINTGQAIIQGDFTYEEVTALARIIKEGALPVDLKIIEERTVGPTLGIDSIQSGVKAFIVGIAGIMLFMLIYYKGSGIIADIGLILNGVFMLALLSWLGFTLTLPGIAGFILTMGMAVDANVIIYERIKEELKAGKTPRAAVTQGFERAFWTIFDSNITTLLSAFVLSQFGTGPIKGFAVTLSIGIISSMFVALYITKFIFEMITSRDSLKKLSI, from the coding sequence ATGACACGGGGATTATTGTATAAAGCTATTTTTATAATCTGCATTGTTTTATTTGCTGTCATGCTCATTTTGCCCACAATAGGGAAAAACACCTTGCAGGTAGTATTGAGCCAGGCAGCAAGTGAGCAGGATATACAAGCAATCAAGCAGAGATTTCCTGAAACTAAGTATGTTGTTACAGTAAAAGATAAAGAGGTGTTTGTTGAAGGGTACAATCTCAATGTGGCGGTAATGAATGAAATAAAACGCTACCCCAACGTGATCGATGCAAGGCTACTCCCACATTGGGCAGAAAAAGTATTACTTGCAAAAAAGATTAATTTAGGGTTGGATTTGCAGGGTGGCTCATATCTGGTGCTTCAAGCTAATTACCACAAGATAGAAGAAAAAACAGGCAAGCCATTGACTAATGCTGAAAAAAACGAGATTACCGAACAGGCACTGGAATTACTCAGAAACCGTGTTGATAAATTTGGTGTGTCCGAGCCGTCAATACGGCCCAAAGGCAATGATGCAATTGAAATACAGCTTCCGGGTGTGAAGGACCCTGAAAGTGTTAAAAAGGCAATTGGCACAACTGGCCGTGTTGAATATCGGCTTGTTGATGATACGTACACTCAGAAAGCAAACCAATGGCTCAAGGAACACTATGCAGGCAAAGGGCTTCCTGAAGATCAGTTGGAACTTAATAGATTGGCTGACACAATAAAAAATGCAATTGCTCTTCCCGATACTCTGGAACTGTTGTATTATTATGAACGCAATCCTCAGACTGGCAAGCTTTTTGCAGCTTATCCCATAGTCCTAGAAAAGAAAGTTGCGCTTGCTGGCAATGATATCAGCAAAGCGTGGGTGGCACCGGATGAGTATCAGCAACTTGCTGTTCATTTCAATACAACGCCTGAGGGAGCGGCTAAATTTGCTGAAGTTACCAGCGAAAAAAATCACGGCAGGAAATTGGCGATAGTTATTGATGATAAAGTCCGCAGTGCTCCGTCTATCAGGGTGCAGATAAATACAGGACAGGCCATTATTCAGGGTGATTTTACTTATGAAGAAGTTACTGCCCTTGCTAGGATAATTAAAGAGGGTGCACTGCCAGTAGATTTAAAAATAATAGAAGAACGAACGGTAGGGCCTACACTAGGTATTGATTCAATCCAAAGTGGAGTAAAAGCGTTTATTGTTGGTATTGCAGGTATCATGCTGTTTATGCTTATATATTATAAGGGATCGGGTATTATTGCTGATATTGGATTGATTTTAAATGGCGTATTCATGTTGGCGCTATTGTCGTGGCTTGGTTTTACCTTAACACTGCCAGGTATTGCAGGTTTTATTTTAACAATGGGTATGGCGGTGGATGCAAATGTTATCATCTATGAGCGCATTAAAGAAGAATTGAAAGCAGGTAAAACACCACGTGCTGCAGTCACCCAGGGTTTTGAAAGAGCATTCTGGACAATATTTGACTCTAACATTACTACATTGCTCTCTGCATTTGTACTTTCACAGTTTGGAACAGGTCCAATAAAAGGTTTTGCAGTAACCCTTTCAATAGGTATCATCAGTTCAATGTTTGTAGCATTGTATATTACAAAATTTATTTTTGAAATGATAACGTCTCGTGATTCACTGAAAAAATTAAGTATTTAA
- the bamA gene encoding outer membrane protein assembly factor BamA — protein sequence MKKVGICILAIALIAIFNGGFGQPSKYEGKIVKKIEFQGLYDVDEEDLLDVMTTEVGYPLRAVEIREDIKKIFKTGKFENIIVETEEYQDGVAVRFVCTERPTINKIIFKGVEEVSETTLKEELPVKEGDVYRKDKVEMALAKIRNKYDTEGLFNAIVKYKVEEAKDEKNAVNVIFIVDEGEDIEVQKIAILGNTLVPLRTLKGLMQTEEQGLFADAKFNKATYEDDKAKILAYYRELGYLDAEIVEDTVDYKWADPETQEKRVIYITIKLREGQRYYFDGYSISGNEVFTTEEITSQFEQTQIGQPFNDTLYQKDRQMISFTYATKGYIFARIIPERKITEREVEVNGKKEKRKYIFTHFQIKEGSQAYIENIIIKGNQKTKDKVIRRELVVYEGELFNSYKMQLSRERVYNLGFFKEVNFDIRPGSKEGYMNLIVDVVEQPSGTISLGGGWGSMTGFSIFADVAENNLMGNGQRISCRFEYGPLRNSITLGFNEPWLFDKPIGLNLSVFYMLSTIEQSSIFTNSNQKAKHQTQQYGYSIGLSYRFWFYYGIGSVWYHAMKEVINASGNSTDTVFLEQAQGLQEKRKLTLYAYRDSKDNYLNPTRGWRAEFSASFTGGYLIRGDDHWVQYSPDLYWYFSPFHLPFLKTHPCVIELRFNGTFITPPWFKNKMYEIQDPDKNPWLESEDRLYIGGPETLRGWEILDLDFPDSWRYGLFHRILYGAEFRVPIHPTFLWFVFFFDAGSVWTDSFWEKSLEQSTRDIINEDKANGLLYDIRDINKIDYMSYFKYSYGFGFKIQIPMMPLRFWFGRKLAWVGRDDGYFKPLSGFQFQFGIGDMRF from the coding sequence ATGAAAAAAGTAGGGATTTGTATTTTGGCTATTGCACTTATAGCTATTTTCAATGGTGGATTTGGCCAGCCTTCAAAATATGAAGGTAAGATAGTAAAAAAAATAGAATTCCAAGGCCTCTACGATGTTGATGAAGAAGATCTTCTGGATGTCATGACTACTGAGGTAGGGTATCCTCTTAGAGCAGTAGAGATTCGTGAGGATATTAAGAAAATTTTTAAAACAGGCAAATTTGAAAATATCATTGTTGAAACAGAAGAATACCAGGATGGTGTTGCAGTCCGTTTTGTGTGCACCGAACGCCCAACTATTAATAAAATAATATTTAAGGGAGTTGAAGAGGTAAGTGAAACAACATTAAAGGAGGAGTTGCCGGTTAAAGAAGGTGATGTATACCGCAAGGATAAAGTTGAAATGGCTCTTGCTAAGATTCGCAACAAATATGATACTGAGGGGCTGTTCAATGCTATTGTGAAATATAAGGTTGAAGAGGCCAAGGATGAAAAAAATGCTGTCAATGTCATATTCATTGTGGATGAGGGCGAAGATATAGAAGTTCAGAAAATAGCAATTTTGGGCAATACTTTAGTACCCTTACGGACTTTGAAAGGCCTAATGCAAACAGAAGAACAAGGCCTTTTTGCCGATGCAAAATTTAACAAAGCAACGTATGAAGATGATAAGGCAAAAATACTGGCATATTACCGTGAATTAGGGTATTTAGATGCGGAGATAGTCGAGGACACTGTAGATTATAAATGGGCTGATCCCGAAACACAGGAAAAGCGCGTCATATATATTACAATAAAATTGCGTGAAGGACAGCGCTACTATTTTGACGGGTATTCTATTTCTGGAAATGAAGTGTTTACCACTGAAGAGATTACGTCACAGTTTGAACAGACTCAGATAGGCCAGCCTTTCAATGATACGCTCTATCAGAAAGACCGGCAGATGATAAGTTTTACGTATGCAACAAAAGGGTATATCTTTGCACGCATAATCCCTGAACGCAAAATTACCGAACGAGAAGTTGAAGTAAATGGTAAGAAAGAAAAACGTAAATATATATTTACCCATTTCCAGATAAAAGAAGGTTCACAGGCATACATTGAAAATATTATTATCAAAGGTAATCAGAAAACAAAAGATAAGGTTATCCGCCGCGAACTGGTAGTCTATGAGGGTGAACTTTTTAATTCATATAAAATGCAGCTGTCGCGTGAAAGGGTTTATAACTTAGGATTCTTTAAAGAAGTAAACTTTGATATACGACCTGGCTCAAAAGAAGGGTATATGAACCTTATAGTGGATGTGGTGGAGCAGCCTTCAGGAACTATCTCACTTGGTGGCGGGTGGGGCTCCATGACAGGTTTTTCAATCTTTGCTGATGTTGCTGAAAATAACTTAATGGGTAACGGGCAGCGCATATCATGCAGATTTGAATATGGTCCCTTACGGAATTCAATCACACTGGGTTTTAATGAGCCATGGCTTTTTGACAAGCCTATTGGCCTTAATCTATCAGTGTTTTATATGCTATCGACTATCGAACAAAGCTCAATTTTTACAAACTCTAATCAAAAAGCTAAACATCAGACACAGCAGTATGGATATTCAATTGGCTTAAGTTATCGGTTCTGGTTTTACTATGGCATTGGTTCTGTGTGGTATCATGCAATGAAAGAGGTCATTAACGCATCTGGTAACAGCACCGATACTGTGTTCCTTGAACAAGCACAGGGATTGCAGGAAAAACGCAAACTCACATTATATGCATACCGTGATTCAAAAGATAACTATCTCAATCCAACACGGGGCTGGCGTGCAGAGTTTTCGGCATCGTTTACTGGTGGGTACCTTATACGCGGCGATGATCACTGGGTGCAATATTCACCTGACCTTTACTGGTATTTTTCACCCTTCCATCTTCCATTCCTTAAAACGCACCCGTGCGTTATTGAATTGCGTTTTAATGGCACCTTCATCACACCACCATGGTTTAAAAATAAAATGTATGAAATACAGGATCCTGACAAAAATCCATGGCTTGAATCCGAGGACAGACTCTACATAGGCGGTCCCGAAACATTACGAGGATGGGAAATCCTTGATTTAGATTTTCCCGACTCATGGCGCTATGGTTTATTCCATAGAATTTTGTATGGTGCTGAATTCAGGGTTCCAATTCATCCAACGTTTTTATGGTTTGTATTCTTTTTTGATGCGGGTTCAGTATGGACCGATAGTTTTTGGGAAAAAAGCTTAGAGCAGTCAACCAGGGATATTATAAATGAAGACAAAGCCAATGGATTGTTGTATGACATAAGGGATATAAATAAAATTGATTACATGTCGTATTTCAAATACTCGTATGGATTTGGATTCAAGATTCAGATACCAATGATGCCGCTGCGATTCTGGTTTGGCCGCAAGCTTGCATGGGTGGGTAGGGATGATGGCTACTTTAAACCTTTAAGCGGATTTCAATTCCAATTTGGCATAGGAGATATGCGATTCTGA
- the secF gene encoding protein translocase subunit SecF, which produces MEKVIPFIRYRFIAYAISVTLLLIFSLQTYRNGGFNWGIDFVGGIKLTAKFEQGIDTAMIRKVLTQNKISAVIQQVGKEEDNEYLISTKLASRTENVEESTKELKAVIYNNFKNVEILSIETVGPAIGDFLKKSAGKLIALSIIIMTLYLAFRFELKYSIAAMVALLHDVILSVLFCGFANIEINIPIVAAILTIYGYSVNDTIIIFDRVRENLQIKTKQTFIDVIDKSITQTLSRTLLTVLTTLFAVFSLYMIGGEGLNEFASVLLFGFVVGAYSSIYIASPFVLYWEKLTLKKA; this is translated from the coding sequence TTGGAAAAAGTAATTCCATTTATCAGATACAGATTCATTGCGTATGCAATTTCAGTTACATTATTATTAATATTTTCATTGCAAACGTACCGCAATGGTGGTTTTAACTGGGGTATTGACTTTGTTGGTGGGATTAAACTCACTGCAAAGTTTGAGCAGGGAATTGACACTGCTATGATACGAAAGGTGTTAACACAGAATAAAATCAGTGCTGTTATCCAGCAGGTTGGGAAGGAAGAAGACAATGAATATCTCATTTCAACAAAGCTTGCCAGCCGTACAGAAAATGTTGAAGAAAGTACTAAAGAATTAAAAGCTGTTATTTATAACAATTTTAAGAATGTGGAAATATTAAGTATTGAAACTGTAGGACCAGCTATTGGTGATTTCTTAAAAAAATCAGCAGGCAAGCTTATAGCTCTTTCAATAATAATCATGACGTTGTATCTGGCATTCAGGTTTGAGTTAAAGTATTCCATTGCTGCCATGGTTGCGTTGCTCCATGACGTTATTCTTTCGGTGCTTTTTTGCGGATTTGCCAACATTGAGATAAATATTCCCATTGTTGCTGCTATTTTAACCATCTATGGTTATTCGGTCAATGATACTATCATCATATTTGACCGTGTAAGAGAAAATTTGCAGATAAAAACAAAACAAACGTTTATTGATGTGATTGATAAATCAATAACACAAACATTATCAAGGACACTCCTTACTGTACTTACTACTTTATTTGCTGTGTTCTCACTGTATATGATTGGTGGAGAGGGCTTAAATGAATTTGCCAGTGTACTGTTGTTTGGTTTTGTTGTTGGTGCATATTCATCTATATACATTGCATCACCATTTGTGTTATACTGGGAAAAACTGACGTTAAAAAAAGCGTGA
- the ribD gene encoding bifunctional diaminohydroxyphosphoribosylaminopyrimidine deaminase/5-amino-6-(5-phosphoribosylamino)uracil reductase RibD, with translation MESQRHNEFMAIALKEAFSSLGATSPNPAVGAVIVNNDTIVATGATQAYGMDHAEVVALKKAAGNAAGASMYITLEPCCHFGKTPPCTDAIIGAGIAKVFIPTLDPNPAVSGKGVRALKQAGVEVIFLPEFTQAAVDLLRPFKKSIMRHRPFIIHKTATSLDGRTATELGDAKWISSPVSRLLVHRLRACADTIIVGKATVEKDNPLLNVRFSDFTKDAASFYEAKQYSVSGYCNSFIQGLLESWKADVTHELRKIVIGLPETLQNIHLFHDPTAYFFISQRQRETLLKRNDYELIKKCIDNGRIRFLQSYSGTEQIHELLDILYSMGSMIAILEGGATVAGSFFDANEIDQCMYFYSPILVGKGKNIIEGKGRQYIKDSLKLHDITHVFLGHDMLLSGYKEIYQFEAL, from the coding sequence ATGGAAAGCCAAAGACACAATGAATTTATGGCGATAGCTCTGAAAGAAGCTTTCAGCTCTTTGGGAGCAACGTCGCCAAATCCCGCTGTTGGCGCTGTTATTGTTAATAATGATACCATAGTTGCAACGGGCGCGACTCAAGCATACGGGATGGACCACGCTGAGGTTGTTGCATTAAAGAAAGCTGCAGGGAATGCGGCAGGTGCATCTATGTATATAACACTTGAACCATGCTGCCACTTTGGGAAAACGCCACCGTGCACTGATGCCATTATTGGGGCAGGAATTGCAAAGGTTTTTATTCCCACTCTTGATCCCAATCCCGCTGTTAGTGGTAAAGGGGTCAGAGCATTAAAGCAGGCTGGTGTTGAGGTTATTTTTTTACCTGAGTTTACTCAGGCAGCTGTGGATCTGCTCAGACCCTTTAAAAAAAGCATCATGCGGCACAGGCCATTTATTATCCACAAGACTGCAACATCATTGGATGGGCGTACCGCAACAGAACTGGGCGATGCAAAATGGATAAGCTCACCTGTTTCACGACTTTTGGTGCACAGGCTCAGAGCATGTGCTGATACCATTATTGTAGGAAAGGCCACAGTGGAAAAAGATAATCCCTTGCTCAATGTGAGGTTCAGTGATTTTACCAAAGATGCTGCAAGCTTTTATGAAGCAAAGCAGTACTCTGTTTCAGGCTATTGTAATAGCTTTATACAGGGATTGCTTGAATCCTGGAAAGCTGATGTGACACATGAATTAAGGAAAATAGTAATAGGCTTGCCTGAAACATTGCAGAACATACATCTTTTTCATGATCCTACTGCATATTTTTTTATATCACAAAGGCAAAGAGAAACACTGTTGAAACGTAACGATTATGAACTCATAAAAAAGTGTATTGACAATGGCAGGATACGATTTTTGCAATCATATTCTGGTACAGAACAGATTCATGAGTTACTTGACATATTGTATTCTATGGGATCTATGATTGCAATACTTGAAGGTGGCGCTACAGTTGCGGGGTCATTTTTTGATGCAAATGAAATTGATCAGTGCATGTATTTCTATAGCCCAATTCTTGTTGGCAAAGGGAAAAATATCATTGAAGGCAAGGGCAGACAATATATCAAAGACTCACTTAAACTTCATGACATCACCCATGTGTTTCTGGGTCATGATATGCTACTATCAGGTTATAAAGAAATTTATCAGTTTGAGGCACTGTAA
- a CDS encoding MotA/TolQ/ExbB proton channel family protein, with product MHSGTLIGVFDAVPTWVMLLPIFVCSVIAVAAIIERIIFYRRINADYAMLVSNARKECSNGNIQQALLLCKRVPGPISELICNAITFASTKKEREGLITENVYTAQKAIEKHVGIIATIATIAPMFGLLGTVTGMMKSFSALSKVGNVAQDLLAYGIAEALITTALGLLVAIPSWIFYNYLVSRVEHYNKDLEYVANTLLDFPLCSIEQQKK from the coding sequence ATGCACAGTGGTACACTCATTGGCGTATTTGACGCTGTTCCAACATGGGTTATGCTGTTACCAATTTTTGTATGTTCGGTGATAGCTGTAGCTGCTATTATCGAAAGAATTATTTTTTATAGAAGGATTAATGCTGATTATGCTATGCTTGTCAGCAATGCGCGTAAAGAATGCAGTAATGGCAATATCCAACAGGCGCTGCTACTTTGCAAAAGGGTACCAGGACCAATAAGTGAACTTATCTGTAATGCAATAACCTTTGCCAGTACAAAGAAAGAAAGGGAAGGGCTTATTACTGAAAATGTGTATACAGCACAGAAGGCAATTGAAAAGCATGTTGGCATTATAGCAACTATCGCCACAATTGCCCCAATGTTTGGTTTACTTGGAACTGTTACCGGCATGATGAAATCATTCAGTGCACTTTCTAAGGTTGGCAATGTAGCACAGGATCTCCTGGCGTATGGTATTGCCGAAGCGCTTATTACCACTGCACTGGGTTTGCTTGTGGCAATACCCTCATGGATTTTTTATAACTATCTTGTAAGCCGTGTTGAACACTATAATAAAGATTTGGAATATGTTGCCAATACACTTTTGGATTTCCCACTGTGTTCAATAGAGCAACAGAAAAAATAA
- a CDS encoding biopolymer transporter ExbD: METHEFKHTIKVKSKLGYRSLIDITSLVDMTFLLVAFFMVTSSFGSLSSITVHLPKALQSGQMQHANMVISINEKNEVFINDVKYPLADLLQEFKKRKETIKDNVVIIRGDRDANYETIITVMDLLNQAGIPRFTLATVKPK; encoded by the coding sequence ATGGAAACACATGAGTTTAAACATACTATAAAGGTAAAAAGCAAGTTGGGATACAGATCATTAATTGATATAACATCCCTTGTTGATATGACTTTTTTGCTTGTAGCTTTTTTTATGGTAACATCAAGCTTTGGGTCACTTTCATCAATCACAGTGCATCTGCCCAAGGCTTTACAGTCGGGGCAGATGCAGCATGCAAATATGGTTATAAGTATCAATGAAAAAAATGAGGTATTCATCAATGATGTCAAGTACCCGTTGGCTGATTTATTGCAGGAATTTAAAAAAAGGAAGGAAACAATAAAAGACAATGTAGTCATTATTCGCGGTGACAGGGATGCAAATTATGAAACAATTATTACGGTTATGGACCTGCTCAACCAGGCAGGGATACCACGCTTTACGTTAGCAACTGTTAAACCAAAGTAA
- a CDS encoding L,D-transpeptidase has translation MNVFTLILNIVMIFLLSCSEQGYYQKKGQEILKKYKGNYVLVVSKKNFTLFVVGKDGIIAQYPIGYGLNPDKKPKLYANDNRTPEGLYYITEILSMDAPKNSSAYKTLLEMNKVYFKAKDGHYKFGHPDVDLGDNAYGPRFYRISYPNNHDVARYEEAKKNGTLPKVKGKIPGIGSGIAIHGNNDPDSIGQLASSGCIRMYNDDIIELEQYIQVGTPVVILPD, from the coding sequence ATGAATGTTTTTACTTTGATACTGAATATAGTGATGATTTTTCTTCTTTCTTGCAGTGAACAGGGGTATTATCAAAAAAAAGGGCAGGAGATTTTAAAAAAATATAAGGGCAATTATGTGCTGGTTGTCAGCAAAAAGAATTTCACGTTATTTGTTGTTGGGAAAGATGGCATTATTGCACAATATCCAATAGGGTATGGATTAAACCCTGATAAAAAGCCAAAACTTTATGCAAATGATAATCGTACTCCTGAAGGGTTGTATTATATAACTGAAATTTTAAGCATGGATGCACCAAAAAACTCAAGTGCCTATAAAACACTATTAGAGATGAATAAAGTATATTTCAAAGCTAAAGATGGCCATTATAAATTTGGGCATCCAGATGTTGATTTGGGCGATAATGCGTATGGGCCACGGTTCTACAGAATTTCATATCCCAATAACCATGATGTTGCGCGATACGAAGAAGCAAAAAAGAATGGTACATTGCCTAAAGTGAAAGGTAAAATACCTGGTATAGGTAGCGGTATTGCAATTCATGGAAACAATGACCCTGATTCCATAGGGCAACTTGCTTCAAGTGGGTGTATTCGTATGTACAATGATGATATTATTGAACTTGAGCAGTATATACAGGTTGGCACACCTGTAGTGATTCTTCCTGATTAA
- a CDS encoding OmpH family outer membrane protein produces MKRNLLLIACAIVLSCNTVERDSSPTIRYVQLSVLYNYVIQTSPDAMALQKQYSELKTQLETVSSATDSEKKDIAAKIQAVADQMEKQKKLFLSDIQQAIATVAKRKGYTIILGGGDTVVYAKDGYDITAEVLKELAALRLQKSPVTR; encoded by the coding sequence ATGAAGCGTAACCTATTGTTGATTGCATGCGCTATTGTATTGTCGTGTAATACAGTTGAGCGGGATAGTAGCCCGACCATACGGTATGTACAGCTGTCTGTTTTATATAATTATGTGATACAAACATCACCTGATGCAATGGCATTGCAAAAACAGTATAGTGAGTTGAAAACACAGCTTGAAACAGTATCTTCAGCAACTGACAGTGAAAAAAAAGATATTGCGGCAAAGATTCAGGCAGTTGCAGATCAGATGGAAAAGCAGAAAAAATTATTTTTGTCTGATATTCAGCAGGCAATAGCAACTGTAGCAAAACGTAAAGGTTATACAATAATCCTTGGTGGTGGTGACACTGTTGTGTATGCAAAAGATGGGTATGATATTACAGCTGAGGTGTTAAAAGAACTGGCTGCACTGCGATTGCAAAAATCACCTGTGACACGGTAA